The window TTGCTTTGGTGAGAGATAACGGAAATTGGCGTGGAATGGGCCAATTACCCAACTACCCTACTGCACGAGCGGGGTTTCTGAGAGAAAGGAAGGGTTCTCCAATGTTCAGCTGCTACGGGGAGAGTGGTGATTACCTACCTAGCCCCGCCAGCCACCAACATGCTTGTCAGCCAGCCTTGGTTTGGAGGAGACGAACATtgtccaacaccccctccctttgGCTTCTTTCCCGCCCGTTTTGCCATCGCGGCACACAAAGCCGTGCCCCTTGAAATCTTGTGTTCCCTTATGATACTGACAGAGGGAAGACAGGGAGAATGACGTCTCCCCCGCTCGCGATCACAGGATAGCTTGGCATTTTCACCTTGGCCTGTTTTTCCTTGCTTCGAAGGGGTACTCGAGATCAAGCTTGATGGAATCGGGATCTAAGATATATCTGGGTGTAGGGGGGCGCCAAGTTAAGAAGGGACAAGGATAGGACATGCAGCCCGGGTTTCCCCCATCGTTGTGCTGTTTTCGCGCCGCAATTTCAAGGTATGGATAtaaggtgaggttggggagggaggggaggggtgaggtCGGGATCGAAAATAAATACATACCTGGTAGTcttacacacacacacactcacacatcCCATTTGCGCCagcctctttttttttccctctctttctttctttctttctttctttgttgacttgttgctgtttggTTTCGAGAAGCTTTTTGCCAAACGTGCAATTCGACAAAGAGAGATAGATCTGTTGTTGATCTACTACATTGAACTGATCTACCTTATACACCTCCCTCTCTGCGATTTTTTGTAAACAAAGTCGCACTTACCGACCTCAGGCGCAAAAAGTGTCGCGACGGCATATTGAGAACACCCCGGTCGAGATGACTTCCCCGAGCAGCCCCCCTCACGGCGACGACGAAATTGGCGACGACGCGCGCAACCCTTATGCTTCCCAGTCCCGCTGGCGCCATGCCGAGTCCTCTGCCTATGCCAAGTATGAACAAGAGCGCGCTGGCGGCGCtgctcaccatcaccatcaccaccaccataacGGCCCTGTTGCGCGCGAGGCGGATGCGCAAGGTGGCGTGGGAGATCTGGCCAACTTTCTGAACAAATCGAGGGTTGAACCGGAGAATCCCAACGGGGATGAGCGCCCTACGAGCATGCGCTTCAAGCCCGTCATGGCTGGCGCGGAAGAGGCACGCGCCGCGACGGGCCACGCGGAGGATGCGCCGGCTGCTGAGTCGGCGATTAAGGCTTCGTCAGGGCCGCCGGCggatgggaaggaggtggcggtTGGACCGCTGATTAACTAccggaggatggaggggaatACTTGGATTGGGAgcgtgttggttgttgttgttggtggggggagggagcagccTTTTACGCCGTCGCTCAACCTTCGCAgggctgggggggagggaggtcaggggatggatgttgagggtGTGTGTCTGTATTCGGACCCGAGAAATACCTTTTGGAGGTTTGACCTtgcggtggagatgggggggagggagaccAAGTGGGAGTATGAGCTTCCTAGGTTGAGGTACAAGAGCCAGTCGAAGCCGAGGGTGAATGCGTTCTTCGTGCCGGCCATCACGGAGAGCATGAGGATCATGTTTCACAGCTGCAATGGGTTCAGTGTGGGcacggatgaggaggcgtaCAGCGGGGCGTGCTTGTGGAATGATGTTATGAGGAAGCATCAGGAGAGGCCGTTTCATGTCATgattggaggtggtgatcaGATTTACAACGATGGGATTCGGGTGCAGGGGCCGCTTAGGAAGTGGACTGCGATTGGGAAtccgaagaagaggagggattATCCTTTTCCGGAAtcgttgagggaggagtgtgATGACTACTATTTGAAGAACTATATCCGCTGGTAAGTTGAGAACAGGGGATCGTTCTTGTCGTGGCCGGGAACTAACTGTTGCTACTCAGGTACGGCACTGAGccctttgctgctgccaatgGCCAAATTCCCCAGATCAATATCTGGGATGACCACGACATTATCGACGGATTTGGCTCTTATGTCAACGACTTCATGAAGTGCGATGTTTTCAGAGGCATCGGTGGTGTCGCTCACAAGTACTACATGCTTTTCcagcaccatctccctccgccgccgtctaCATACACCTCCGACGCGGTCCATgcggctggtggtgaggaaggacaGGGCGTGGATCCAAACCAGTTCATGACTGCCCAAGTCCACCCCCAGATCACCGAGTCTGGCTATATCAACGGCCTGAAGCCAGGTCCATATGTTGCTGAGCACTCGCACAATGTGTACGCGAGGCTGGGTGCTAGGATAGCCTTCATTGGCCTTGACGCTCGCACCGAACGTACGAGGCACCAGATCAACTATCCCGAGACGTATGATGCCATTTTTGCTCGTCTCAAGGAGGAGTTCACTGCTGCCGCGAACTCGGACCAGCCTCTGAAGCACCTGATTCTCCTGCTGGGTGTGCCCATTGCCTATCCTCGCCTCACCTGGCTCGAAaacatcttctcctccccagtcaTCGCCCccatcaagctcctcaaccGCCGCGTCGGTCTCGGCggcagcttcttcaacagctTCGACGGCAGCGTCGATTTGCTCGACGACCTCGACGACCACTACACCGCCCGCACCCACAAGAAAGAGCGCAACCGGCTCATTGAGCGCTTCCAGGCTTTGGCGGCCGAGTTCTCCATCCGCGTCACCATCCTCAGCGGTGACGTCCATCTCGCCGCCCTGGGACGCTTCTactccaaccccaagctcAACATCGCGCCTGAAAACGACTACCGCTACATCGCCAACGTGGTCTCCTCGGCCATTGTCAACAAGCCCCCTCCTGCCGCGGTAGCCAACCTGTTGGCCCGCCGCAACAagatccaccacctcaaccacgaGACGGACGAGACATTGCTGAAGCTCTTTGACAAAGACCCAggcgacagcaacaaaaccTCCAAGTCCAACAACGTCACCATGCCGAGCCGAAACTTTGCCATCATCACGGAGAATTCGCCTAATAACGGCCAGCGGAACGGTGGCGGTCCGCTCAACTCTCACCAGGTTGATCAGAATCATTTGTTCCCGCCTGc is drawn from Podospora pseudocomata strain CBS 415.72m chromosome 1 map unlocalized CBS415.72m_1, whole genome shotgun sequence and contains these coding sequences:
- a CDS encoding uncharacterized protein (EggNog:ENOG503NVQT) — protein: MTSPSSPPHGDDEIGDDARNPYASQSRWRHAESSAYAKYEQERAGGAAHHHHHHHHNGPVAREADAQGGVGDLANFLNKSRVEPENPNGDERPTSMRFKPVMAGAEEARAATGHAEDAPAAESAIKASSGPPADGKEVAVGPLINYRRMEGNTWIGSVLVVVVGGGREQPFTPSLNLRRAGGEGGQGMDVEGVCLYSDPRNTFWRFDLAVEMGGRETKWEYELPRLRYKSQSKPRVNAFFVPAITESMRIMFHSCNGFSVGTDEEAYSGACLWNDVMRKHQERPFHVMIGGGDQIYNDGIRVQGPLRKWTAIGNPKKRRDYPFPESLREECDDYYLKNYIRWYGTEPFAAANGQIPQINIWDDHDIIDGFGSYVNDFMKCDVFRGIGGVAHKYYMLFQHHLPPPPSTYTSDAVHAAGGEEGQGVDPNQFMTAQVHPQITESGYINGLKPGPYVAEHSHNVYARLGARIAFIGLDARTERTRHQINYPETYDAIFARLKEEFTAAANSDQPLKHLILLLGVPIAYPRLTWLENIFSSPVIAPIKLLNRRVGLGGSFFNSFDGSVDLLDDLDDHYTARTHKKERNRLIERFQALAAEFSIRVTILSGDVHLAALGRFYSNPKLNIAPENDYRYIANVVSSAIVNKPPPAAVANLLARRNKIHHLNHETDETLLKLFDKDPGDSNKTSKSNNVTMPSRNFAIITENSPNNGQRNGGGPLNSHQVDQNHLFPPANGGGGAQGSQVSLPHSAQTNPAAPRPKDTRLPIGAGEVNCGSKHKAAIPGEHGTGSDGGLDVVIQVEIDQHDGEGRTEGYGLTIPALDYRGKKPPSVVGSVGRGSRRSVRSGRSH